Within bacterium, the genomic segment CTGCTCAAGTGGTGCAGAGAATTTTCTTTATCGGTGGCTATGGAAACCCGTTTACCACTGAGGCTTTGCATACACTGCCTAGAAACAGTAGGAATAGGGAATAAAGAAAAGTTTATATGAAGTCATGTTCAAACATTCAACCATTGACTTACAAAAATTAGAAAAAGGAGGATTAAAAATGGTTGATAGCATTGATGTCCATGATTTACCGGAAGAGGAAGTTAAATTTATTCAGGAATTCACAGAGTTTATAAGACAGAAAGTAAGGAGCAATAAAGTGCAAAAAGGAGAAGAAGGGATAGAAGAAGAGATAACAGAAGAAAAAGCCCTTACCGCCCATTCTTCAAATGTAATTGGTAAACTTACGAGAAGAGAAATCTATGACTACCTCTAATCTTGCACTCTTGGATAGTAACATTCTCATTTATAGACATCAGGCTCTTTCGGAGTTTCACACCAGGACAAGAGCACTGTTAAGGAAAGGATTTAAAGGTGATTTGCTTCTTGGTATCTGTCCTCAGGTTCTCAATGAATTTTATGCGGTAATTACCAATCCCAGACGGGTGACCGATCCTATATCGCCAGCAGAGGCGGTTAGAGAAATTGAGACATACATTAAAGCTAAAAATATCATAAAAGTATATCCTAAAGAGGATATCTTTGATGTAACTATCCATCTCTTGAAAACCTATAAGATCAACGATAGAGATATTTTTGACCTGCAATTAGTGGCTACGATGATCTCTAATGATATTACCTGCCTTTATCCATATAACCAAAATGATTTTTCCAGATTTAAAGAGATAGAAGTATTAACACCGTAGATTATAGACTTTCTCCCCGTTGGTTGCCTTAACCGTCCACAAGGAAAGCGGTATCGTGCTGCCGCAGTCCAAAGCGGCTGCCGCTGCTTTTTGCCTTGTTCGTTTGCAAAAAGATGAGGAACCTGTGCCTGGCAAGGAGGATTGAACCCTTACCTTACCCCATCCCCCTCTAACAGCTCCACTGCCCGCGGTTTCTGATGGCCTGGAAGCGGTGCCAGATCTCAATGAGGAACCAGTTTTTCAGGATCCATCCGATATTCATCCGCAGCAGGCGGGTGGGCCATTCGAGCTCTTTTTTCTCACAGATGGTGTTTTCACTCAGCTTGCGGACCCTGGCTTTGAGCTTCTGCATTTGCCGGTCCCGCTCGGCATCGTCGGATATCAGCATGATGTCGTCGATCTCCTTCATGGCCTTGATGGCCAGTTGCATCCGCTTCTCCGTCCGCTCGGCCTTTTTCGGATTTATCAG encodes:
- a CDS encoding PIN domain-containing protein, whose protein sequence is MTTSNLALLDSNILIYRHQALSEFHTRTRALLRKGFKGDLLLGICPQVLNEFYAVITNPRRVTDPISPAEAVREIETYIKAKNIIKVYPKEDIFDVTIHLLKTYKINDRDIFDLQLVATMISNDITCLYPYNQNDFSRFKEIEVLTP